A single genomic interval of Streptomyces graminofaciens harbors:
- a CDS encoding DUF7639 domain-containing protein, whose translation MNRAAARLAFLTVPASQRRYALGDMDSKDGPLRVLVAGPGGQTYLPSTRRSHKRPTTGPSRTSRSGPTGGPIASPRLSGRAGSSARSRHPPLPLLSEQAGARPRPTRPAQ comes from the coding sequence GTGAACCGGGCCGCAGCCCGCTTGGCGTTCCTGACCGTCCCGGCCTCCCAGCGCCGATACGCGCTGGGCGACATGGACAGTAAGGACGGGCCGTTGCGGGTACTGGTGGCAGGGCCCGGAGGCCAGACCTACCTGCCATCGACCCGCCGGTCGCACAAGAGGCCTACGACAGGGCCCTCGCGTACTTCGAGGAGCGGGCCCACTGGAGGGCCGATCGCAAGCCCACGTCTCAGCGGACGGGCCGGCAGTTCCGCACGCTCCCGCCATCCACCTCTACCGCTCCTGTCCGAACAAGCCGGTGCCCGACCCCGGCCAACTCGGCCTGCGCAATGA